The following coding sequences are from one Vibrio syngnathi window:
- the trmA gene encoding tRNA (uridine(54)-C5)-methyltransferase TrmA: protein MANLEVNPQRYQEQLVEKTERLTEMFSEYNVPELEVYESPEQHYRMRAEFRVWHEGDDMYYVMFNQETKEKYRVDQFPAASRLINDLMPLLTDAMKDNHSLRHKLFQVDFLSTLSGEILVSLLYHRQLDEQWIQDAKALKQQLNDEGFNLNLIGRARKMKIVLDRDYVIEKLDVNGDSYIYQQVENSFTQPNGKVAEKMLEWAVDCTQDSKGDLLELYCGNGNFSLALAQNFERVLATELAKPSVESAQYNIAANKIENVQIIRMSAEDFTVAMEGKREFRRLQQANIDLKSYNCNTIFVDPPRSGMDVDTCKMVQGYERIMYISCNPETLKENLDILSETHDITRFALFDQFPYTHHMEAGVFLERKA from the coding sequence ATGGCGAATTTAGAAGTAAACCCGCAACGCTACCAAGAGCAACTCGTAGAAAAGACTGAACGTCTTACTGAAATGTTCTCAGAATATAATGTGCCTGAGCTGGAAGTGTATGAATCTCCAGAGCAACACTACCGCATGCGTGCTGAATTCCGTGTGTGGCATGAAGGTGACGATATGTATTACGTCATGTTCAATCAAGAAACTAAAGAAAAATACCGCGTAGACCAGTTCCCAGCGGCTAGCCGCCTGATCAACGATCTAATGCCTCTCTTAACGGATGCAATGAAAGACAACCATTCTCTGCGCCATAAGCTCTTCCAAGTCGATTTCCTTTCGACTTTAAGTGGTGAAATTTTGGTATCACTGCTTTACCACCGTCAATTGGATGAACAGTGGATTCAAGATGCTAAAGCACTTAAGCAGCAATTAAACGATGAAGGTTTTAATCTAAACCTGATTGGCCGTGCTCGTAAGATGAAAATCGTACTGGATCGCGACTACGTCATTGAAAAACTAGATGTGAATGGTGATAGCTACATCTACCAGCAAGTAGAAAACAGCTTTACTCAACCAAACGGCAAAGTAGCAGAGAAAATGTTGGAATGGGCTGTCGACTGCACTCAAGACAGCAAAGGCGACTTGCTTGAGCTTTACTGTGGTAACGGTAACTTCTCACTAGCACTGGCACAGAACTTCGAACGTGTACTGGCAACAGAACTAGCGAAGCCGTCAGTAGAGTCCGCGCAATACAACATCGCGGCGAACAAGATTGAAAATGTTCAGATCATCCGCATGTCTGCAGAAGACTTTACCGTAGCAATGGAAGGCAAGCGTGAATTCCGTCGCCTACAACAAGCAAACATCGATCTGAAGAGCTACAACTGCAACACTATTTTTGTTGATCCACCACGTTCAGGTATGGATGTGGATACTTGTAAGATGGTTCAAGGTTACGAGCGCATCATGTACATCTCTTGTAACCCTGAGACATTGAAAGAGAACCTAGATATTCTAAGCGAAACGCACGATATCACTCGTTTTGCTCTATTTGACCAGTTCCCTTACACGCACCACATGGAGGCTGGTGTATTCCTAGAGCGTAAAGCGTAA
- a CDS encoding RNA recognition motif domain-containing protein — MNSKKSMLLIVALAVLGGIVFSQVDISPAITFILGVLASAFVVNFSSTNSKSESEPKASTKTLYVGNLPYKANESHVRELFSEYGEVFAVRLMKDKRTGKRRGFGFVVMASNDVNHAISELNDKDYMQRTLKVRVANDPKHPETDEAELS, encoded by the coding sequence ATGAACTCAAAAAAATCGATGTTGTTAATTGTCGCGCTAGCTGTATTGGGCGGCATTGTTTTCTCTCAGGTAGATATATCGCCTGCAATTACCTTTATCCTTGGTGTCTTGGCTTCCGCTTTTGTTGTTAATTTTTCAAGCACCAACTCAAAATCAGAGTCAGAACCTAAGGCTTCAACAAAAACACTTTATGTGGGTAACCTTCCATACAAAGCGAATGAATCACATGTACGTGAATTGTTCTCTGAATATGGTGAAGTATTTGCTGTACGTTTAATGAAAGACAAACGTACTGGTAAAAGAAGAGGTTTTGGATTTGTTGTTATGGCAAGTAATGATGTAAATCATGCTATTTCAGAACTTAACGATAAAGATTACATGCAACGTACTTTAAAAGTACGCGTTGCAAACGATCCTAAACATCCAGAAACGGACGAAGCTGAGCTGAGCTAA
- the sthA gene encoding Si-specific NAD(P)(+) transhydrogenase codes for MPHSNHFDVIVIGSGPGGEGAAMGLTKAGLNVAIIEKESSVGGGCTHWGTIPSKALRHAVSRIIEFNSNPLFCQNNKSIHSTFSNILGHAKSVIDKQTRLRQGFYDRNQCTLVFGTARFIDTHTISVMQSDGTEEHYSADKFVIATGSRPYQPDNVDFLHERVYDSDSILSLKHDPQHIIIYGAGVIGCEYASIFRGLGVKTDLINTRDRLLSFLDNETSDALSYHFWNSGVVIRNDETFEKIEGTDDGVIIHLESGKKMRADCLLYANGRTGNTDKLNLGAVGLEADSRGQVSVNSNYQTSVEHVYAVGDVIGYPSLASAAYDQGRFVAQAVVKGEAERHLIEDIPTGIYTIPEISSVGKTEQELTAAKVPYEVGRSSFKHLARAQIAGKDIGSLKILFHRETKEILGIHVFGERAAEIIHIGQAIMEQKGEANTIEYFVNTTFNYPTMAEAYRVAALNGLNRLF; via the coding sequence ATGCCACACTCCAACCACTTTGATGTAATCGTAATTGGTAGTGGCCCCGGAGGAGAAGGGGCAGCGATGGGGTTAACCAAAGCAGGGTTGAACGTTGCAATCATTGAAAAAGAGAGCAGCGTTGGTGGTGGTTGTACCCACTGGGGGACTATTCCTTCCAAAGCACTGCGTCATGCCGTAAGCCGTATAATTGAATTCAACAGTAACCCTCTGTTTTGTCAGAACAACAAAAGTATCCACTCAACATTTTCCAATATTCTGGGACATGCTAAATCGGTCATAGACAAACAGACTCGCTTGCGCCAAGGTTTCTACGATCGCAACCAATGCACGTTAGTCTTCGGTACTGCACGTTTTATCGATACCCACACCATATCTGTAATGCAAAGCGACGGTACTGAAGAACACTACAGCGCAGACAAATTTGTTATCGCGACAGGTTCTCGCCCTTATCAACCAGACAATGTCGACTTCCTGCATGAACGTGTCTACGACAGCGACTCGATTCTTTCTCTGAAACACGATCCTCAGCACATCATCATCTATGGTGCTGGTGTTATCGGCTGTGAATATGCCTCTATATTTCGCGGCTTAGGCGTTAAAACCGATCTCATTAATACTCGCGATCGCCTGTTGTCCTTCTTAGATAACGAAACCTCGGATGCTCTGTCTTATCACTTCTGGAACAGCGGCGTTGTTATTCGTAACGATGAGACCTTTGAGAAAATTGAAGGCACTGATGACGGCGTAATCATTCACCTAGAGTCAGGTAAGAAAATGCGTGCCGATTGCCTACTGTATGCCAATGGTCGAACGGGTAATACTGATAAACTGAACCTTGGTGCGGTTGGCTTAGAAGCGGACTCTCGCGGACAAGTATCAGTCAACAGCAACTACCAAACCAGTGTTGAACATGTTTACGCTGTCGGTGATGTGATTGGGTATCCTAGCCTAGCAAGTGCTGCTTATGACCAAGGTCGATTCGTGGCTCAAGCCGTGGTGAAAGGTGAAGCAGAACGACACCTTATCGAAGACATCCCAACAGGTATCTATACTATTCCTGAGATCAGCTCTGTCGGAAAAACAGAACAAGAGCTTACCGCGGCTAAAGTACCTTATGAAGTGGGACGATCTTCATTCAAGCACTTAGCTCGTGCTCAAATCGCAGGTAAAGATATTGGTAGCTTGAAGATACTTTTCCATCGTGAAACTAAAGAGATTTTAGGTATCCACGTGTTTGGTGAGCGTGCTGCTGAGATCATCCACATCGGTCAGGCAATCATGGAACAGAAAGGTGAAGCTAACACCATCGAGTACTTTGTGAATACCACATTTAACTACCCAACGATGGCCGAAGCGTATCGCGTAGCAGCGCTTAACGGACTTAACCGTTTGTTCTAA
- a CDS encoding YijD family membrane protein: protein MSNENNTVNRGSERKTLVLAVVAGVCGDALLSWVTMSEVGFSIFPLIALVLAVQALYQEYLTNPVSEDIPLVGLACFFVGAFGHSAFVKAQHPDAGSNFFAIIVAMLLLAWVGKKLGFIGKTA, encoded by the coding sequence ATGTCGAATGAAAATAATACTGTAAACCGTGGTTCTGAAAGAAAGACACTCGTACTTGCTGTTGTAGCAGGTGTGTGTGGTGACGCACTGTTATCTTGGGTAACAATGAGCGAAGTGGGCTTCTCTATTTTCCCGCTGATTGCTTTAGTGTTGGCTGTACAAGCGCTATACCAAGAATACCTAACAAATCCAGTATCTGAAGATATTCCGTTAGTGGGTTTAGCTTGTTTCTTTGTAGGTGCATTTGGCCACTCGGCTTTTGTGAAAGCACAGCACCCTGATGCCGGGTCAAACTTCTTTGCGATTATCGTCGCGATGCTACTGCTCGCTTGGGTAGGTAAGAAGCTTGGCTTTATCGGTAAAACCGCTTAA
- a CDS encoding ATPase: MKKKVVISWSSGKDSTLALERLLESNEYEVVALYTTHVGDEVPFQVTPIEVVVMQARLIGLPLIMIELPEVFPSNEVYQSTIVSVLKDSGLSIDAVAFGDMFCNGIADYRRSYIEPAGWECVFPLMGESSQALANEIVDRGIETFLVTVDSDALDMSYCGKEYTLELIGSLPSHIDPCGEDGEFHTLVTSAPCFKGKLKIELENVEQGERFVHQRYQACII, encoded by the coding sequence ATGAAAAAGAAAGTCGTCATAAGTTGGTCGTCAGGAAAAGACTCTACCTTAGCGTTAGAGCGTCTACTTGAAAGCAACGAGTACGAAGTTGTTGCTCTCTATACTACACATGTTGGAGATGAAGTTCCTTTCCAAGTAACTCCTATTGAGGTAGTTGTAATGCAAGCTCGATTGATCGGTTTACCATTAATTATGATTGAGCTACCGGAAGTCTTCCCCAGTAATGAGGTTTACCAAAGTACGATTGTCTCGGTACTTAAAGATTCTGGCTTATCAATCGATGCGGTCGCGTTTGGAGACATGTTTTGCAATGGTATTGCTGATTACCGAAGAAGCTATATAGAACCTGCAGGTTGGGAGTGTGTGTTTCCTCTTATGGGGGAGAGTAGTCAGGCATTAGCTAATGAAATAGTCGACAGAGGAATCGAAACCTTTCTCGTCACGGTCGATAGCGATGCATTAGACATGAGCTATTGCGGGAAAGAATACACACTTGAGCTAATAGGCAGCTTACCGAGTCATATCGATCCATGTGGCGAAGATGGTGAGTTCCACACCTTAGTGACGTCAGCGCCATGCTTTAAAGGTAAGCTCAAGATAGAGCTAGAAAATGTAGAGCAAGGTGAGCGCTTTGTTCATCAACGTTATCAAGCTTGCATTATATAG
- the fabR gene encoding HTH-type transcriptional repressor FabR encodes MKPMGIRAQQKEKTRRSLIDAAFSQLSADRSFSNLSLREVAREAGIAPTSFYRHFKDMDELGLTMVDEGGLLLRQLMRQARQRIVKEGSVIRTSVETFMEFIESSPNVFRLLLRERSGTSFEFRAAVAREIQHFSAELTEYLITTGMTRDEAFTQAEASVILVFNSGAEALDLDRRQRDELAERLIMQLRMMAKGAFWYRKERERNRLKGGIE; translated from the coding sequence ATGAAACCAATGGGCATTCGCGCACAGCAAAAAGAAAAGACTCGTCGTAGCTTAATCGATGCGGCATTTAGCCAACTCAGTGCCGATCGTAGTTTTTCTAATCTAAGCTTGAGAGAAGTCGCTCGTGAGGCTGGAATAGCTCCGACTTCCTTTTATCGTCACTTCAAAGACATGGATGAGCTTGGCTTAACTATGGTTGATGAAGGTGGCTTATTATTGCGTCAGTTGATGCGTCAAGCTAGGCAACGCATAGTAAAAGAAGGCAGCGTGATTCGCACATCGGTTGAAACCTTTATGGAATTCATTGAAAGCAGTCCAAACGTATTCAGACTGTTATTGCGGGAGCGCTCAGGAACCTCATTTGAGTTTCGTGCCGCGGTAGCTCGTGAGATACAGCACTTCTCTGCTGAGTTAACCGAATATTTAATCACAACAGGAATGACAAGAGACGAAGCTTTTACTCAAGCGGAAGCCTCCGTCATCTTGGTTTTTAACTCAGGGGCAGAAGCATTAGATTTAGATCGACGTCAGCGAGATGAATTGGCTGAGCGTTTGATCATGCAATTGCGAATGATGGCCAAAGGAGCTTTTTGGTATCGTAAAGAACGTGAACGTAACCGATTAAAAGGCGGGATTGAATAA
- a CDS encoding TonB-dependent receptor domain-containing protein — protein sequence MNKSLLAVTVASLLSPISNLQAQEASTDETMVVTANRFEQSTQSTTLPVVVVTRSEIEAIQANDIYEVLRRLPGIQVASNGGYGQKQSVFVRGTNSDHILVLIDGVKTASATSGGANFAAIPLVGVQRIEFVRGPRAAIYGADAIGGVINIITDTSSSEAKVSVGFGSDSYKKGSVAVSGNITDSTSGSVAVKRAETDGFSVQNSAGDQDADGHEVTELALAITHKLNDEFKLKFNSTYSDGETEYDPKNAKKDQTLYSAIGRLSYTGETLSSNFSLSKAQDSSKDYYYKSTYQTDHQAVAFTNLFAVNNEVSIGAGLDWSKDDVSESSKDYAEKSRTNNSLYVSGFYDNQTVQAELALRGDDNQRYGKNTTWQAGLGYWLAANYRVTANAGTAFKAPTFNQLYWPGSGVPTLKPEESKNYEVAFEAHQSLVDWRVSAYKNDIKNMIVGWPSKNIGVAEIKGLELSGEFDTGSFSHQVSLDFMDPTDKSDGSQLLRRAKQNAKWNVTYFADNWQADLSYLYQGKRMDSGNVELDEYSLVDIAASYFVTDHFTMRGRIANLFDKDYTLAKGYETQERSFFINADYQF from the coding sequence ATGAACAAATCCCTTTTAGCGGTTACTGTAGCATCGCTGCTTTCACCTATCTCCAATTTACAAGCACAAGAAGCATCTACTGACGAAACCATGGTCGTTACGGCTAACCGTTTTGAGCAAAGCACTCAAAGTACCACGCTACCTGTTGTAGTTGTTACTCGATCAGAGATTGAAGCGATTCAAGCTAATGATATTTACGAAGTACTACGTCGTTTACCTGGTATTCAGGTAGCGAGCAACGGTGGTTACGGACAAAAGCAGAGTGTTTTTGTTAGAGGTACTAACTCTGACCACATCTTAGTACTGATTGATGGCGTGAAAACAGCAAGTGCAACATCAGGAGGAGCAAATTTTGCTGCTATTCCACTAGTTGGTGTTCAGCGCATTGAGTTTGTGCGTGGTCCTCGAGCTGCAATTTATGGAGCCGATGCGATTGGTGGTGTAATTAATATTATTACAGACACATCAAGTTCAGAAGCAAAAGTTAGCGTAGGGTTTGGATCTGATTCATACAAAAAAGGCAGTGTGGCAGTGTCTGGTAATATTACAGACTCTACAAGTGGTTCTGTAGCTGTAAAGCGAGCAGAGACTGATGGGTTTTCTGTTCAAAACTCAGCAGGTGATCAAGACGCAGATGGACATGAAGTGACTGAGCTAGCGCTTGCGATAACTCATAAACTGAATGACGAGTTTAAGCTTAAGTTTAATTCTACTTACTCGGATGGTGAAACAGAGTACGATCCGAAAAATGCTAAAAAAGATCAGACACTTTACAGTGCAATAGGCCGTCTTAGTTATACTGGAGAAACGTTGTCGAGCAACTTTTCTTTAAGTAAAGCTCAAGATTCTAGTAAAGATTATTACTACAAAAGTACTTATCAAACGGATCACCAGGCCGTTGCTTTCACAAATTTATTCGCTGTGAACAATGAAGTTTCTATTGGTGCGGGCCTTGATTGGTCTAAAGATGACGTATCAGAGTCCTCAAAAGACTATGCCGAGAAATCTCGTACGAATAACTCGCTATATGTTAGTGGCTTTTATGACAACCAAACCGTACAAGCTGAATTAGCTTTACGCGGTGACGATAACCAACGCTATGGCAAGAATACTACATGGCAAGCGGGTTTAGGATATTGGCTAGCAGCTAATTATCGCGTGACGGCTAATGCTGGTACGGCATTTAAAGCACCGACATTTAATCAACTATATTGGCCGGGCTCAGGTGTACCAACACTGAAGCCTGAAGAGTCAAAAAACTATGAAGTCGCATTCGAAGCCCATCAATCATTAGTTGATTGGAGAGTGTCGGCTTACAAAAATGATATTAAAAACATGATAGTTGGATGGCCATCAAAAAACATTGGTGTCGCTGAAATTAAAGGCTTAGAGCTATCGGGAGAATTCGATACAGGAAGTTTCTCTCACCAAGTTAGCCTTGACTTTATGGACCCGACAGATAAAAGCGATGGGTCTCAACTTTTACGTAGAGCGAAACAAAATGCTAAGTGGAACGTGACGTATTTTGCGGACAACTGGCAGGCGGACTTGAGTTATTTATATCAAGGTAAACGTATGGATAGCGGCAATGTTGAGTTAGATGAGTACTCGCTAGTAGATATAGCTGCGAGCTACTTTGTGACGGATCATTTCACAATGAGAGGGCGTATTGCCAACCTTTTTGATAAAGATTACACGTTAGCTAAAGGGTATGAAACACAAGAAAGAAGTTTCTTTATAAACGCTGACTACCAGTTCTAA
- the murI gene encoding glutamate racemase yields the protein MVVSESMQKNILIFDSGVGGLSVYKEISQLLPNHNYTYVFDNEAYPYGELDQQVLIHRVQSIVASFVASHTIDIVVIACNTASTIVLPTLRANNRIPIVGVVPAIKPASLLANKAVGLIATPATITREYTHELIKNFSSNKRVELLGSTQLVDMAEDKLRGEAINLEELQQILQPMINTIDVAVLGCTHFPLIKSEIQQVLGKNVMLIDSGRAIAKRVQDLLDLESSTEEGGVREAFCSALPKKESALNSMLKQLGFSSAQLRPFLDV from the coding sequence ATCGTTGTGTCGGAAAGCATGCAAAAAAACATATTGATCTTTGATTCTGGAGTTGGCGGTCTGTCCGTATATAAAGAGATAAGCCAGTTACTACCGAATCATAACTATACTTATGTATTCGATAATGAGGCTTACCCATACGGTGAGCTCGATCAGCAAGTCCTTATCCACAGAGTTCAAAGCATCGTTGCCAGTTTTGTGGCTAGCCACACTATTGATATTGTGGTGATAGCCTGTAATACCGCAAGTACGATTGTGTTACCTACACTTCGAGCTAATAACCGAATCCCTATTGTCGGGGTTGTTCCGGCAATCAAGCCTGCATCCCTACTTGCCAATAAAGCCGTTGGTCTTATAGCAACACCCGCAACGATTACTCGTGAATACACACACGAGCTCATCAAAAACTTCTCTAGTAATAAAAGAGTTGAGCTTTTAGGTTCGACTCAGCTGGTGGATATGGCCGAAGATAAACTCAGAGGTGAGGCGATTAACCTTGAAGAGCTGCAGCAAATCCTTCAACCAATGATCAACACAATTGATGTGGCTGTTTTAGGGTGCACTCATTTTCCACTGATCAAATCAGAGATTCAGCAAGTGCTAGGTAAAAACGTGATGTTGATTGATTCAGGTAGGGCTATTGCTAAGCGGGTTCAAGATTTATTGGATTTAGAGAGCAGTACTGAAGAAGGGGGAGTGCGTGAGGCTTTTTGTAGTGCACTTCCTAAAAAAGAAAGTGCACTAAATAGTATGCTGAAGCAGTTAGGGTTTAGCTCAGCTCAGCTTCGTCCGTTTCTGGATGTTTAG